In the Prionailurus viverrinus isolate Anna chromosome A3, UM_Priviv_1.0, whole genome shotgun sequence genome, TCTGCAAAATAAACGATACGTCCATTTTGAAACCTGCCCTGGGCAGTTGTCTGTCTCCCGAGTCCCTTTTGGCAGGAGCAGGAAACCTCTCAGgttgggggtgatggtgggacAAGGGCGGCAGCTGAGGGTGCTGGAGTAGCGCATCTTTCCTTTCGTTCTTGAAGTCTCTGATCACAAGCTGATCTTTTCTTGGCCAGATCCACACCGCCCACCCACCCATTGTGGGATGCCACCACCCAGCTGGCCTCCATGGTGTTTGCTGGGTTGGGGGCAGGCAATGCAGAATGTTGAGTGCTGTTGCAGTATTTCACTATGGCGTTAGAGCAGCCAAAGTGTTGGTTTGTGATTATAATGCCAAGTTCATTTGTATGGCAGGGGAACAGGGTGGAAGCTTGATCCCAGTGGGATGACATGACATGGTTCAGCCTGGGGCCTCCAAGCTTTTCGGGAAGCTTGTCTCAGCTGCCCCAGGTCCTCGCTGTGACCCAGTGAAGCCATTTTCTGGATGGGACTTTAAGGGGCCTGGGGtggctccctttccttccctgcaGGTTTCTCTGATAAGGAGGAGGTGCCCACCCTGAGGATATTCAGAAAAGCCTGTTGTgtgcaatgggggaggggagaacataATGCTGGGAGTCCCTCCCGGGCTTATTTCTGTGCTCACAGGCAGCTCTGGAGAATGTCACTTCCAGTCACTGTTCCTCAGTCCTGGCAGCATGACCCAGGGCCTGAGTTTAACTGTTGTTTCCTCCCTGAAACTGCATCATTGTGTGTGGGTGAGGACAGAACAGCATTCCTTTGCTCCCCACTTGCCTGTGAGGCTCAGCTGGCTTATCTCCCCAGGAAGTGCCAGGGCCAGACCCAGCCTTGCCTAGTTGTCTCCTTGGTAGTGAGTGACGTCTGACTGGGCTCAGGCATGGGGTACTGGGGACCTGTCTGCTCCTGGCCTGGTGATTCTGGATAAGGCCCTACCTGCAGGGGACACCTAggcccctggggagggggccccaAAGGATCATGAGCCACATGGATGGAGTGGGGACCTGGGGCTTAGGGCAGGGCAGCCCTCTGTGCTTGCTACTCAACTCTTAAAGTGATGTCCTGGGTCCACAGGATACTGTCCCCCTTTGTTAACCTTGAGCTACCCATCCCTGCACACAGCGCCGTGAGTGTTCGGACCCACGCCACCTGCCCAGGAGCAGTCGCGCAGTTGGAAGACGGGTCTTGATTGTGCTGGTCCCCGTTCCTCCAGTCATCGAGCCAGGGGATACACCTCTCCTGCTCTGCCGTCCATCCAGCCAGGGCAGGGTCATTGTTGCCAGTTATAAGTGGAAGATACCATCTCACCGTCGGGTTGCATTTCTCAGGTACCCAAGGGCATTCTCGCCGCCTGTTACCGTTTGGGTGCCCCCCACCGcaggttttcctcttttctattgGGGGTTGGGAGTCATGgtctttttttgttggtttgcaGAAATTCTTAGCATACCTAGTTATTAGAGGTAGCAGATGTCTCCCTTGGTCTGTGGTGTATTTGTCAAGCCAAAGTCCTGTAAGGTGTGTGATGGGGTCCGTGAGCCAGGTGCTCTACCACTGCCGGTGCCCCCGATATGGCCAGAGTCTCAGATCCGTCCGCCACGGACTCTGGCCAACCACCAAATGACCAAACCAGAAACACGGCACCTTCTCCCCTCCGGCAAACCAATCCCTGCATCCTGCCATTTGGATTCTTCCCACTTCAGTTCATCCCCACTCTCAGGGCCCTGGTGCAAAgtgcagcccctgcccctccccccccgtacccctcccccccaacgtATAAAATCTGTACCCACTCAGCAGAGGGGACACGTTGCAACTGCAGCTCTGACCTACGTGCGCCTGTTTTTCAATCTGTTGGGCTGCTCTGCAGCTGCCTCTGGGAACCCAGGCTCATGGCCATCAGCCCTGCTCTCTCCACCAGCCATGGCCCTTCACTGGCCCCGAGGGCCCTCCTCAGGGCCCTCGCACATGCTGTTCCCAGAATACTTCCCCTGCAGTTTCCTGGCAACACAGCAGCACCGAGGCCTGGATCTTTCCGCATTTCCCTGTTGGACCAGCATCCACTGTGCGGGGTCGGAGGGGACAGTCCACAGACGGCGCTTCACAAACACTGGTCCTTTTCATTCCACCTCCCCTTCACATTCTTTTATTCTCAGGTGGCCTTCTGAGGCCGGGGCAGGGTGGGACAACAGAGATGGAAGCGTAGAAACGGGAGCTTTATTCTCTAATGTACACACAGCAAATTCCTTATACAATCAAGGAAATGGTTTCTCTTTCAGACATCTGACtcttttatcaaaagaaaatcCGGCTTTAGTTCCACTCTGGGCAGAAGTTGTCCTGAGCAGTGTTACTGACCCAAGCGAAAGGCTAATGGGGACAGGGATGGGCACACGCCACGGAACACCCCCCCCACCTTGATGCCCATATGTCCTAGGCCTGTTGGGACAGCTGGGAGGGAGTGCAGCACACAGGAACACCCCAAAAGACACCCGTACCTCTCCCCACATGGCTACAGTCAGCCTGGGAAGAGCCAAAGGGACAGGTGAATGGGACACGGCCAGGGCCTCAGTGTTCAGCATCCATGACGTCCAGGTACTTGGCTTCAATGATTCGGGGCAGCAGGTTGTAGCTGCGGGGACAGCGAACAGACCgcaagatgagcactgggtcagAGAGGAGAAGGCGGAGGCCACTCCCCGCAACCCCCCACggggccaggctgggcccctCTGGCCCACCGCCCACCCTAACCCATTGTCTCCCACCCAGTGGGGTCTCTGCTGCCTCTGCCCGCCGTCCCGTACCGGATGGGGATCATGACGATCATGATGAGGGGGAAGATCATCTTCATGTAGGGCAGGTTGCTCATGCCAAAGGCACAGAGCAGCAGCAGCTGCATGACCTGCAGGCCCGTGAAGTAGTGGATCTTCCGCTGGGGCACCCTCCGGATGTAGTGGGTGGGCGGGTACGAGGTCTGCGGGGCGGCAGGGGCCAGGTGTGGGCCGGTCTGGAACTggacctccctcccccacccctcattctCCAGGCCGGACACTCACCTGGTCCTTGAGCAGCAGGGCCACGCGCTCAAAGAGCTGGTTGCCGTCAATGGAGGTGAGCGCGATGTAGAGGAAGAGGCCGTAGAGCACCGGCTTGGGGATCCActgcagggggaagggcagcagCAGGAGGGAGAAGCCCACCAGGATGCTGGCACCCAGCGTAGTCAGCCGTGTCTCCTTCACATTCACGATCCTGTGCGGTCCCAGAGTGCCAGATCACCTCCGGCCCTGGTGTGCGGGGCacgcgcccccccacccccgcctcaggTCACACGTGGGGCCCTGGGCTCTTTCACTTCTGGGGTCTCCTGAGCCGTATCCCTTCCTAGGTCACAGGTGGCCCAGGGTTACCCCCACCTCAGGGTCCACATGACTTGCCTCCGGCCTCCAGGGACCACTCTCACACTCACGTCTCGTAAATGTGCCCGTTCTCCACACGCTCCTCCACCATGGCCAATGCCCGCACGtgcagtggggagtgggggtagGCGGCATGGATCCAGGGCAGCCCAAACAGAGACAGCCCACTGTTGATGATGGCGATGAGCAGGAGGTCCCAGTGGTAGGCGGTGCCCTTCACCAGCCTGCAGCGGACAGGGGCACGTGTGGCGGGACACCCGTGGCCCCTCGGAGGGCCGGGCACGCActcgcccctccccacccagccccgcAAACCTGTTCTCTGGGGCATTAGCCAAGGCAGCCACCAGGTTCTGCTCAATGAAGAAGAGCAAGGAGAGCAGGAAGCCCAGGCCCATGGCACTGGTGACGGCGCCCAGGGACAGGGAGTGCATCTCGGCTACCTCAAACAGGCTCTTGCTGGGGTTGTAGCGGAACTGGCTCACTGCAGCAGGGTACAGGCCCCTGCTCAAGCCTGCAGCCCCGAGGAGCAAGCCCACCCCACCTCGGCCCCTGCCTGAGCCCAACTCACTTTTAATTTCCCGGAAGCCGTAGGAGCAGATGAGGGAGAAGGTGAGCACCGAGATGGGCAAGGCACAGTCTGACAGGATCTCCCTCATGTAGGGGTGCAGGTAGGGGCTGGGGATGCAGGCGGGTGTATGAGCGCGGCCTGGGGGCCGGtgcctccttcccctcaccccgAGGCCCCCCTCACCTCTTCTTGAACTGGTAGAGGGTGTAGCTCAGCCACAGCGTGCCCAGCATGATCAGGAGGCTCAGTACAGCAGTCTCCCGGCCCGGGTGCTCAGTACCAGGGCCGCTTACGGAGGTCAACTCCAGGGGGCTCGCCAGGAGGCTGGTGTTGAGGGCGGTGTGGAGGCTGGTGTTGAGGCTGGTGTTGAGGCTGGTGCCGAGGCCCAGCAGGCTCACCATAGAAGTGTTGTCTTCGTGGTGGTTCCCAAAGTTGTCATAGTAGTACTTCTGGAAGACTATACAGGCCAGCAGGCCTCAGCCATCAGGGCTctgggagactgaggcccagctTCCTCCTGGATGTAGGGTGGAGGGggccctgaggggagaaaaggcttctgggggcaggggggaagggaggggactgCCTTTCTCTGTCAGCCAGGACCCCCTTGACCTGcctgtccaccccccacccccatctctgacAGTGGCTCACGCATGGCCCGGCGCCTCTGATCCTGCCTGAGGCAGCCCGGTCACCCTCCATTACATGGGGCTGCTGCTCTCTGGTAGTCACAGGTCCCCAGAGCACCCTGGACTGTGGCAGTAGCCTCAGCTTGCAGGCTGCTTGGCTGCCCTGGTCACAGCCCACAGTCCCCCTGCTCAACTGAGCTCCCCCTGCAGCAGGTAGCCACCAGCAGACACTCACTTTTAACCATGCCCTTGACAGCATCCAGCATGAACGTGATGGAAATGAACAGGGCAATGATCTCTTCTGTTGACCTGC is a window encoding:
- the SLC4A11 gene encoding solute carrier family 4 member 11 isoform X8, which codes for MPRKPVRRTWGMRPSTRSPPPLCLARASVFLSTSTWRCSPPRLYLKLKNFEEEVRAHRDLDGFLARASIILNETATSLDDVLRAMLSRLAHDPHNTEPDCNLRLFMAMLFTDAGAPMEGKAHLLSDTIQGVTATATGVQYQQSWICIICTSKALQKRHVCISRLVRPQNWGENSCEVRFVILVLAPPKMKSTKTAAEVGRTFATMFLDITFRQKLLNTRTEEEFKEALVHQRQLLTMERQRSSIGTKGYMNSISIHKSPQPPKHKDFLPMGKGIREDIARRFPVYPLDFTDGIIGKNKAVGKYITTTLFLYFACLLPTIAFGSLNDENTNGAIDVQKTIAGQSIGGLLYALFSGQPLVVLLTTAPLALYIQVISGICDDYDLDFNTFYAWTGLWNSFFLALYSLFNLSLLMSLFKRSTEEIIALFISITFMLDAVKGMVKIFQKYYYDNFGNHHEDNTSMVSLLGLGTSLNTSLNTSLHTALNTSLLASPLELTSVSGPGTEHPGRETAVLSLLIMLGTLWLSYTLYQFKKSPYLHPYMREILSDCALPISVLTFSLICSYGFREIKSELGSGRGRGGVGLLLGAAGLSRGLYPAAVSQFRYNPSKSLFEVAEMHSLSLGAVTSAMGLGFLLSLLFFIEQNLVAALANAPENRLVKGTAYHWDLLLIAIINSGLSLFGLPWIHAAYPHSPLHVRALAMVEERVENGHIYETIVNVKETRLTTLGASILVGFSLLLLPFPLQWIPKPVLYGLFLYIALTSIDGNQLFERVALLLKDQTSYPPTHYIRRVPQRKIHYFTGLQVMQLLLLCAFGMSNLPYMKMIFPLIMIVMIPIRYNLLPRIIEAKYLDVMDAEH
- the SLC4A11 gene encoding solute carrier family 4 member 11 isoform X7, coding for MAPGCEERVGGAAMCRQEGPRPESSSEMSQNGFVEDVVAESESPGGCGLLHTSRKYLKLKNFEEEVRAHRDLDGFLARASIILNETATSLDDVLRAMLSRLAHDPHNTEPDCNLRLFMAMLFTDAGAPMEGKAHLLSDTIQGVTATATGVQYQQSWICIICTSKALQKRHVCISRLVRPQNWGENSCEVRFVILVLAPPKMKSTKTAAEVGRTFATMFLDITFRQKLLNTRTEEEFKEALVHQRQLLTMERQRSSIGTKGYMNSISIHKSPQPPKHKDFLPMGKGIREDIARRFPVYPLDFTDGIIGKNKAVGKYITTTLFLYFACLLPTIAFGSLNDENTNGAIDVQKTIAGQSIGGLLYALFSGQPLVVLLTTAPLALYIQVISGICDDYDLDFNTFYAWTGLWNSFFLALYSLFNLSLLMSLFKRSTEEIIALFISITFMLDAVKGMVKIFQKYYYDNFGNHHEDNTSMVSLLGLGTSLNTSLNTSLHTALNTSLLASPLELTSVSGPGTEHPGRETAVLSLLIMLGTLWLSYTLYQFKKSPYLHPYMREILSDCALPISVLTFSLICSYGFREIKSELGSGRGRGGVGLLLGAAGLSRGLYPAAVSQFRYNPSKSLFEVAEMHSLSLGAVTSAMGLGFLLSLLFFIEQNLVAALANAPENRLVKGTAYHWDLLLIAIINSGLSLFGLPWIHAAYPHSPLHVRALAMVEERVENGHIYETIVNVKETRLTTLGASILVGFSLLLLPFPLQWIPKPVLYGLFLYIALTSIDGNQLFERVALLLKDQTSYPPTHYIRRVPQRKIHYFTGLQVMQLLLLCAFGMSNLPYMKMIFPLIMIVMIPIRYNLLPRIIEAKYLDVMDAEH